CGCCGCCCAGGCCCCAGCCTCGTTGGGATCCAGCCGAAGCCTGCCTTCAGCCTCGGCCAACACTTTGAGGTAGTGTCCCGCATCCAGGTCGGCGCGGAAGGCGGGGGCCGGGGTCGGGGCCAGAACAGTGAGGGCGGCGGGAACAAGGAGGAGCACGGGGACCTTCAAGATGGATGCGAGGACAGGATTAGCAGGATTGCTTGGAATGAGATACGGCCAGCCTGCATCCTGACTCCGGGTATAGCGCAGGGACGCGGTTTTGCGCTATCCTAAGTGCTTGTTCGGACACGACTCCGGAGGAGATCGCATGGTGACCAAGGGCGGGCTGTTGGAGGGCAAACGCGGTCTGATCATCGGCGTGGCCAACAAGCGGTCCATCGCCTGGGGCATCACGCAGAAGGTCGCGGAGGCCGGGGCCCAGCTCTGCCTGACCTATCAGAACGAGCGGCTGGGCGAGAATGTCCGGGAGCTGGCGGCCGAGTTGAAGAATCCCATCCTGCTGCCCATGGATGTGGGCAGCGACAGCCAGATTGTCATGGCCTTCGACGAGATACGGAAGAAGTGGGGGAAGCTCGACTTCGTGGTGCATGCCGTGGCCTACGCGCCGCGCCAGGCTCTAGAGGGTCGCTTCGTAGAGACCAGCCGCGAGGACTTCCGCGTGGCCCACGACATCAGCGCCTACTCCCTGGCCGCCGTCTGCAATGCGGCCCAGCCCCTCATGGCCGAAGGCGGCTCCATCGTGACGCTGAGCTACCTGGGCGGCGAGCGGGTGGTGCCTGGCTACAATGTGATGGGCGTGGCCAAGGCCGCCCTGGAATCCTGCGTCCGCTACCTGGCCGCCGACCTGGGCCCCCAGGGCATCCGCGTGAACGCCATCTCGGCGGGACCCATCAAGACCCTGGCGTCCTCGGCCATCCCGGGCATCGGCTCCAAGCTCAAGCAGCACCGCTCCCACACGCCCCTGCAGCGGGACACCGACCAGCTGGAAGTGGGCGATGCCGGCGTCTTCCTGGTCAGCGACATGGGCCGTGGCATCACCGGCCAGGTGCTCTATGTCGATGGTGGCTTCAGCATCATGGCGGGGTGAGCGCCGGCTGCCCGAAAGGCTTGGACAGGATCAGCCTTTTTGCAGGGCTGCCAGGACCTCGAGCACGGCCTCGACATGTCCCTTCACGCTGACCTTGGGCCAGACATGGCGGATCACGCCCTTGGGGTCGATCAGGAAGGTGCTGCGGATGATGCCCTGCACCCCCTTGCCGTACATGAGCTTCTTCCCGAAGGCGCCCAGGGGGTTGAGCAGGGCGCAGTCGGGATCGGAAAGCAGGCGGAAAGGCAGGCTCTGCTTGGCGATGAAAGTCTGATGGCTCTTCAGGCTGTCGCGGCTGATGCCGCAGACCTGGGCGCCCAGGGACTGCACGCGGGCCAGGTTGTCCCGGAAGTCGCAGGCTTCCGTCGTACAGCCGGGGGTGCTGTCCTTGGGGTAGGCGTAAAGCACGGTCCAGTGGCCCTTCAGGTCCTTGTTGGTGACGGTGTGGCCCTGGTCGTCCTGGAGGGAGAATGCGGGAAGGGAGGTGCCGGGCTGGATGCTCATGGGGCCAGGGTAGCGGAGGCCTGGATGTGACCCAAGCCCTTCGGGGGTGGGGTGGAATGAAGGGTGAGGCCGATCATGCGCTTTTCCGAGTTCCTGGATGCCGAATGGAAACCCGCCCTGGGGTGCACGGAGCCCGCCGCGGTGGCCCACGCCACCAGCCTGGCCGCCGCCCAAGGGACGGGCGAGATCCAGCAGGTGAGCCTGGTGGTGGATCCCCGCACCTACAAGAACTGCCATGCCGTCGGCATCCCCAACAGCGGTGGGCGCACCGGCGTGCTCTGGGCCCTGGCCCTGGGCGCCCGGTTGCCGGACCCCTCCCTGGGGCTGGGCTGCTTCGCCGCCGTGGATGCGGGGCTCCTGGCCTCGGCGAAGGGCCTCCTGGACCAGAAGGCGGTCCGCGTCGAGGTGGACCCGTCCCACCCGGACCTCTACATCGATTGCACGGTGGCCCGCGAGGGTGGCATGGGCCGGGCGGTGCTGGAGGTGGAGCACACCCACCTGGCCCGGCTGGAGGCGAATGGCGTCCAGATCGGCGGCAGCCCGTCCCTGAGCGGCGCGGCGGGCCTGTCCTCCCCGCGGGCCACCGTGGGAGCCATGGGCATCCAGGAGCTGCGGAGGCTTGCCATCTCGATTTCTGAGGAAGACCGGGCCCGGCTGCGGGAGGGCGCGGCATTCAATCTCGCCATGGCCGAACATGGTGTCTCCCTGCTTCCTCCAGGGTTCGTACCGCCCGCGGGGACGGACCGGCTCGTGCGGCTCTCCCGGCTCGTCAGCGCCGGCGTCTTCGCGCGCATGTCCGGTGAGCCGCTCATGGTCGTGTCCCTGGCCGGTTCCGGCAACAAGGGCATCACCCTGTCGGTGCCCGTCACGCTCTGGGGCCGCGAGGGCGGGCATGACCAGGTCCGGATCGAGGAGGCCCTGGCCTTCGGCTGTCTGATGACCTCGGCCACGACGCACCATCTCGGCACGCTGTCGGCCGTCTGCGGGGCATCCAATGCCGCGGGCATCGGCATCGCCCTGGCGATCCTCCTTCTGGAGGGGGCGACGCCCGCGCAGATGGACCTCGCCGTGGCGAACATGGTGGGCAATGTGGCGGGCATGATCTGCGACGGTGCCAAGATCGGCTGCGCGATGAAGGCCATGACGGGGGTGGACGCGGCCTTCCGGTCGGTGGCGCTGGCCCTGGCGGATTTCGGCATCCCGGCCACGGATGGCATCGTGGGCATCGATGGCGATGCTTCCCTCGCCAACCTCGGGCGCCTGGCCCGCCGCGGCATGATCGGCGTGGATGCCGAGGTGCTGGAGATCATGCAGGCGAAGCTCTAGGGACCCGACGCCCCCCGGCGATCAGGCTGGCCTCCGTGGCACGGACACCCAGGCCAGCCCAAGCACCGCCGCGAGAGCGGCCCAGCCCAGGGGACTCGGGTCCGTGGTGAGGCGGGGCAACTCCTCGGAGAGCAGCCGCCCCAGGCTATCGTGGCTGGGCCCCGGGCCCAGGCCGAGGGCGGACAGGGTGGCCTCCCCCCACAGAGCGCCCAGCCAGGCGCCCGGAAAGAGCGAGGCGGCCTGATCCAGGCCCCAGGGGGCCCACCGGCGAAGGGTGGAGGCTGGGGCGGCTCCCAGGACGCGCTCGGCTGCCCAGGCCGGGGAGCGGCGGAAGGCTTCGAGCCGGACGCGGAGGGGGGCTTCGAGGTGGGGGGCCAGCAGGAGGCCCATGACGAGGAAGAGGACCGGAAGGGAGAGGCCACC
The window above is part of the Geothrix sp. genome. Proteins encoded here:
- a CDS encoding enoyl-ACP reductase, whose amino-acid sequence is MVTKGGLLEGKRGLIIGVANKRSIAWGITQKVAEAGAQLCLTYQNERLGENVRELAAELKNPILLPMDVGSDSQIVMAFDEIRKKWGKLDFVVHAVAYAPRQALEGRFVETSREDFRVAHDISAYSLAAVCNAAQPLMAEGGSIVTLSYLGGERVVPGYNVMGVAKAALESCVRYLAADLGPQGIRVNAISAGPIKTLASSAIPGIGSKLKQHRSHTPLQRDTDQLEVGDAGVFLVSDMGRGITGQVLYVDGGFSIMAG
- a CDS encoding L-serine ammonia-lyase, iron-sulfur-dependent, subunit alpha → MRFSEFLDAEWKPALGCTEPAAVAHATSLAAAQGTGEIQQVSLVVDPRTYKNCHAVGIPNSGGRTGVLWALALGARLPDPSLGLGCFAAVDAGLLASAKGLLDQKAVRVEVDPSHPDLYIDCTVAREGGMGRAVLEVEHTHLARLEANGVQIGGSPSLSGAAGLSSPRATVGAMGIQELRRLAISISEEDRARLREGAAFNLAMAEHGVSLLPPGFVPPAGTDRLVRLSRLVSAGVFARMSGEPLMVVSLAGSGNKGITLSVPVTLWGREGGHDQVRIEEALAFGCLMTSATTHHLGTLSAVCGASNAAGIGIALAILLLEGATPAQMDLAVANMVGNVAGMICDGAKIGCAMKAMTGVDAAFRSVALALADFGIPATDGIVGIDGDASLANLGRLARRGMIGVDAEVLEIMQAKL
- a CDS encoding peroxiredoxin, whose protein sequence is MSIQPGTSLPAFSLQDDQGHTVTNKDLKGHWTVLYAYPKDSTPGCTTEACDFRDNLARVQSLGAQVCGISRDSLKSHQTFIAKQSLPFRLLSDPDCALLNPLGAFGKKLMYGKGVQGIIRSTFLIDPKGVIRHVWPKVSVKGHVEAVLEVLAALQKG